From a region of the Cataglyphis hispanica isolate Lineage 1 chromosome 24, ULB_Chis1_1.0, whole genome shotgun sequence genome:
- the LOC126858302 gene encoding anoctamin-1 isoform X1 produces MEEDDEEVSLTCMQRRTSSIPGLSIYQSVQNGLNQGSEQTLYQSIRNTLYEDAISANSMHSAVSLDNLHPSDDSSTINNDTNETVIDNSQTDTRNSIHDARLLSHSGTKYSLYFRDEIRSIDFVLVWDEFNGEAQTYRNVERRRVFELNLEKEGLELEYEQVETNGLHFIKIHAPKEVLRRYAEILKLRLPMKQLPGCQISQTNSNPIIQEVNTFIRRIMSKYYVDTNIFPTMKQNFTAVYSRDKEYLFDVNSPNFFTSATRSRIVQFILDRTKFTETKEDDFAFGIERLISEHAYVAAYPLHDGNLHTADSMRYLLYTEWASLKKCLHYQPLDYIKEYFGVKIGLYFAWLGFYTHMLIPASIVGLLCFIYSCSTLYYNEPSEDICNRNGTIEMCPLCDHFCGYWDLKETCLHARITYLFDNPSTVFFSIFMSLWATLFLELWKKYSAEITHRWDLTGLDAQEEYPRPQYLARLAHIKKKSINIITNTEEPKVPYWKMRFPATILSFSVVLLLIVVAMAAVLGVVLYRMSVLTALSVYGHPMVTSYAILFTTATAASINLCCIILFNWLYVWLAEYLTELELLRTQSEFDDSLTLKIYLLEFVNYYASIFYIAFFKGKFIGYPGNYNRFFNFRQEECGPGGCLLELCIQLSIIMIGKQAMNTILEMLFPLFYKWMNTLKVHVGAKTLKDHNMRYSSRKYLQWIRDYKLVEWGPRSLFPEYLEMVLQYGFVTIFVAAFPLAPFFALLNNIFEMRLDAKKLLTMYRRPVGQRVRDIGIWYRILDSISKLSVITNGFIIAFTSNFIPRLVYRITISDNYSLEGFLEHSLSKFNTSDLKNGTQPMASLGQAPIEICRYQDYRESPDSPNKYDYTIMFWHILAARLAFIVVFENVVAFVMILVRWCIPDISPKLRDKIRREAYITNEIIIHQEALRALERPETDVVEPRITQTYVVANESTDRWNRVMRDCLSTSELDLEVHGSPLSPVNTTPRISPAAV; encoded by the exons ATGGAAGAGGATGATGAAGAGGTTTCTCTTACATGCATGCAACGGCGAACAAGCAGTATTCCTGGATTAAGTATATATCAATCAGTGCAAAACGGTTTAAATCAAGGCTCGGAACAAACATTGTATCAAAGTATTCGTAATACCCTGTACGAAGACGCAATAAGTGCAAACAGTATGCACAGTGCTGTCTCTTTGGATAATCTTCATCCTTCAGATGATTCGTccactataaataatgatacaaaCGAAACAGTTATAGACAATAGCCAAACAGATACAAGAAATAGTATACACGATGCAAGATTG ttgtCTCATTCTGGtacaaaatatagtttatattttcgtGATGAAATTCGCTCAATTGACTTTGTACTTGTGTGGGATGAGTTTAATGGAGAAGCACAAACCTATCGTAATGTTGAACGCAGAAGG GTATTTGAGCTAAATCTCGAAAAAGAAGGACTGGAATTAGAATATGAACAGGTGGAAACAAATGgcttacattttataaaaattcatgcaCCTAAGGAAGTTCTACGACGATATGccgaaatattgaaattaagatTGCCTATGAAACAACTGCCTGGCTGTCAAATATCTCAAACAAACAGCAATCCTATTATCCAAGAAGTCAATACGTTTATTCGACGAATTATGAGCAAATATTATGTAGACACAAACATTTTTCCAACAATGAAGCAAAACTTTACAGCTGTATATAGCAGAGATAAAGAATACTTATTCGATGTGAATTCGCCTAATTTTTTCACATCAGCAACACGGTCGCGTATTGTACAGTTTATATTGGATAGAACTAAATTTACAGAAACCAAGGAAGACGATTTTGCATTTGGTATTGAAAGATTGATATCTGAGCATGCATATGTCGCGGCGTATCCGCTTCATGAT ggAAATCTACATACTGCAGACTCAATGCGCTATCTTTTGTACACTGAATGGGCCAGTTTGAAAAAATGCCTCCATTATCAGCCcttagattatattaaagaatattttggtGTGAAGATAGGACTTTACTTTGCTTGGCTGGGATTCTACACTCATATGCTGATTCCAGCTAGTATTGTTGGTCTTTTATGTTTCATATACAGTTGCTCTACTTTGTATTATAATGAACCAAGTGAAGATATTTGTAATCGCAATGGTACTATCGAAATGTGTCCATTATGTGATCATTTTTGTGGCTATTGGGATCTCAAGGAGACATGTTTACATGCGAGAATTACTTATTTGTTTGACAATCCCTCAACTgtgtttttttctatatttatgtcattatGGG CTACATTGTTCCTTGAATTATGGAAGAAATACTCTGCTGAAATAACTCATAGATGGGATTTGACTGGTTTAGATGCTCAAGAAGAATATCCTAGGCCACAGTACTTAGCACGGCTtgcacatattaaaaaaaaatctattaatattattacaaatacagAAGAGCCAAAAGTACCATATTGGAAGATGAGATTTCCTGCCACAATTCTTAGTTTCTCAGTTGTTCTACTTTTG ataGTTGTAGCTATGGCTGCTGTGCTTGGAGTAGTCCTGTACAGAATGTCTGTTCTAACTGCATTAAGTGTTTATGGGCATCCTATGGTAACCAGTTAtgctatattatttactaCTGCTACTGCTGCAAGCATTAATCTCTGTTGtatcattttattcaattgGTTATATGTTTGGCTGGCAGAATATTTGACAGag CTTGAACTGCTCCGTACTCAGTCTGAATTTGATGACagtttaactttaaaaatttatttattggaatttgtcaattattatgcttccatattttatatagccttctttaaaggaaaatttattGGCTATCCAGGAAATTATAATCGTTTCTTTAACTTTCGACAAGAAGAGTGTGGACCAGGTGGTTGCCTTTTAGAATTATGCATCCAATTGAGTATTATCATGATTGGCAAGCAAGCTATGAATACTATCTTAGAAATGCTCTTTccactattttataaatggatGAATACTTTGAAAGTTCATGTAGGTGCGAAAACATTGAAAGACCATAACATGAGATACTCGTCTAGAAAGTATTTGCAGTGGATCAGAGATTATAAGTTAGTTGAATGGGGTCCTAGAAGTCTTTTTCCCGAATATTTAGAAATGG tgctACAATATGgatttgttacaatttttgtcGCTGCATTTCCTTTGGCGCCGTTCTTTGCCTtactgaataatatttttgagatgaGATTGGACGCCAAAAAGTTATTGACCATGTACAGAAGACCGGTCGGACAGCGCGTGAGAGATATAGGCATATGGTATCGCATTCTCGATTCCATTTCCAAATTATCAGTTATTACTAat GGATTTATCATAGCTTttacttcaaattttatacCAAGGCTAGTTTATCGTATAACAATTTCTGATAATTATTCGTTAGAAGGTTTTCTAGAGCATTctctatcaaaatttaataccaGCGATTTGAAAAATGGCACTCAACCTATGGCATCATTGGGTCAAGCCCCAATCGAGATTTGCCGTTATCAAGATTACAGAGAATCACCAGATTCGCCAAACAAGTATGATTATACCATCATGTTTTGGCATATACTAGCGGCTAGATTAGCTTTTATCGTCGTTTTTGag AATGTCGTGGCATTCGTGATGATTCTTGTACGATGGTGTATTCCTGATATAAGCCCAAAATTACGCGACAAGATACGTCGCGAAGCGTACATCACCAATGAGATTATCATACATCAAGAAGCATTACGTGCTCTGGAGAGGCCCGAGACTGATGTCGTAGAGCCAAGGATCACGCAAACATACGTAGTTGCCAACGAAAGTACCGACAGATGGAATAGGGTTATGAGAGATTGTCTCTCGACTTCCGAACTCGATTTAGAGGTCCATGGGAGTCCTCTCTCCCCGGTTAATACAACTCCGCGTATTAGCCCTGCTGCAGTCTGA
- the LOC126858302 gene encoding anoctamin-1 isoform X2 gives MHSAVSLDNLHPSDDSSTINNDTNETVIDNSQTDTRNSIHDARLLSHSGTKYSLYFRDEIRSIDFVLVWDEFNGEAQTYRNVERRRVFELNLEKEGLELEYEQVETNGLHFIKIHAPKEVLRRYAEILKLRLPMKQLPGCQISQTNSNPIIQEVNTFIRRIMSKYYVDTNIFPTMKQNFTAVYSRDKEYLFDVNSPNFFTSATRSRIVQFILDRTKFTETKEDDFAFGIERLISEHAYVAAYPLHDGNLHTADSMRYLLYTEWASLKKCLHYQPLDYIKEYFGVKIGLYFAWLGFYTHMLIPASIVGLLCFIYSCSTLYYNEPSEDICNRNGTIEMCPLCDHFCGYWDLKETCLHARITYLFDNPSTVFFSIFMSLWATLFLELWKKYSAEITHRWDLTGLDAQEEYPRPQYLARLAHIKKKSINIITNTEEPKVPYWKMRFPATILSFSVVLLLIVVAMAAVLGVVLYRMSVLTALSVYGHPMVTSYAILFTTATAASINLCCIILFNWLYVWLAEYLTELELLRTQSEFDDSLTLKIYLLEFVNYYASIFYIAFFKGKFIGYPGNYNRFFNFRQEECGPGGCLLELCIQLSIIMIGKQAMNTILEMLFPLFYKWMNTLKVHVGAKTLKDHNMRYSSRKYLQWIRDYKLVEWGPRSLFPEYLEMVLQYGFVTIFVAAFPLAPFFALLNNIFEMRLDAKKLLTMYRRPVGQRVRDIGIWYRILDSISKLSVITNGFIIAFTSNFIPRLVYRITISDNYSLEGFLEHSLSKFNTSDLKNGTQPMASLGQAPIEICRYQDYRESPDSPNKYDYTIMFWHILAARLAFIVVFENVVAFVMILVRWCIPDISPKLRDKIRREAYITNEIIIHQEALRALERPETDVVEPRITQTYVVANESTDRWNRVMRDCLSTSELDLEVHGSPLSPVNTTPRISPAAV, from the exons ATGCACAGTGCTGTCTCTTTGGATAATCTTCATCCTTCAGATGATTCGTccactataaataatgatacaaaCGAAACAGTTATAGACAATAGCCAAACAGATACAAGAAATAGTATACACGATGCAAGATTG ttgtCTCATTCTGGtacaaaatatagtttatattttcgtGATGAAATTCGCTCAATTGACTTTGTACTTGTGTGGGATGAGTTTAATGGAGAAGCACAAACCTATCGTAATGTTGAACGCAGAAGG GTATTTGAGCTAAATCTCGAAAAAGAAGGACTGGAATTAGAATATGAACAGGTGGAAACAAATGgcttacattttataaaaattcatgcaCCTAAGGAAGTTCTACGACGATATGccgaaatattgaaattaagatTGCCTATGAAACAACTGCCTGGCTGTCAAATATCTCAAACAAACAGCAATCCTATTATCCAAGAAGTCAATACGTTTATTCGACGAATTATGAGCAAATATTATGTAGACACAAACATTTTTCCAACAATGAAGCAAAACTTTACAGCTGTATATAGCAGAGATAAAGAATACTTATTCGATGTGAATTCGCCTAATTTTTTCACATCAGCAACACGGTCGCGTATTGTACAGTTTATATTGGATAGAACTAAATTTACAGAAACCAAGGAAGACGATTTTGCATTTGGTATTGAAAGATTGATATCTGAGCATGCATATGTCGCGGCGTATCCGCTTCATGAT ggAAATCTACATACTGCAGACTCAATGCGCTATCTTTTGTACACTGAATGGGCCAGTTTGAAAAAATGCCTCCATTATCAGCCcttagattatattaaagaatattttggtGTGAAGATAGGACTTTACTTTGCTTGGCTGGGATTCTACACTCATATGCTGATTCCAGCTAGTATTGTTGGTCTTTTATGTTTCATATACAGTTGCTCTACTTTGTATTATAATGAACCAAGTGAAGATATTTGTAATCGCAATGGTACTATCGAAATGTGTCCATTATGTGATCATTTTTGTGGCTATTGGGATCTCAAGGAGACATGTTTACATGCGAGAATTACTTATTTGTTTGACAATCCCTCAACTgtgtttttttctatatttatgtcattatGGG CTACATTGTTCCTTGAATTATGGAAGAAATACTCTGCTGAAATAACTCATAGATGGGATTTGACTGGTTTAGATGCTCAAGAAGAATATCCTAGGCCACAGTACTTAGCACGGCTtgcacatattaaaaaaaaatctattaatattattacaaatacagAAGAGCCAAAAGTACCATATTGGAAGATGAGATTTCCTGCCACAATTCTTAGTTTCTCAGTTGTTCTACTTTTG ataGTTGTAGCTATGGCTGCTGTGCTTGGAGTAGTCCTGTACAGAATGTCTGTTCTAACTGCATTAAGTGTTTATGGGCATCCTATGGTAACCAGTTAtgctatattatttactaCTGCTACTGCTGCAAGCATTAATCTCTGTTGtatcattttattcaattgGTTATATGTTTGGCTGGCAGAATATTTGACAGag CTTGAACTGCTCCGTACTCAGTCTGAATTTGATGACagtttaactttaaaaatttatttattggaatttgtcaattattatgcttccatattttatatagccttctttaaaggaaaatttattGGCTATCCAGGAAATTATAATCGTTTCTTTAACTTTCGACAAGAAGAGTGTGGACCAGGTGGTTGCCTTTTAGAATTATGCATCCAATTGAGTATTATCATGATTGGCAAGCAAGCTATGAATACTATCTTAGAAATGCTCTTTccactattttataaatggatGAATACTTTGAAAGTTCATGTAGGTGCGAAAACATTGAAAGACCATAACATGAGATACTCGTCTAGAAAGTATTTGCAGTGGATCAGAGATTATAAGTTAGTTGAATGGGGTCCTAGAAGTCTTTTTCCCGAATATTTAGAAATGG tgctACAATATGgatttgttacaatttttgtcGCTGCATTTCCTTTGGCGCCGTTCTTTGCCTtactgaataatatttttgagatgaGATTGGACGCCAAAAAGTTATTGACCATGTACAGAAGACCGGTCGGACAGCGCGTGAGAGATATAGGCATATGGTATCGCATTCTCGATTCCATTTCCAAATTATCAGTTATTACTAat GGATTTATCATAGCTTttacttcaaattttatacCAAGGCTAGTTTATCGTATAACAATTTCTGATAATTATTCGTTAGAAGGTTTTCTAGAGCATTctctatcaaaatttaataccaGCGATTTGAAAAATGGCACTCAACCTATGGCATCATTGGGTCAAGCCCCAATCGAGATTTGCCGTTATCAAGATTACAGAGAATCACCAGATTCGCCAAACAAGTATGATTATACCATCATGTTTTGGCATATACTAGCGGCTAGATTAGCTTTTATCGTCGTTTTTGag AATGTCGTGGCATTCGTGATGATTCTTGTACGATGGTGTATTCCTGATATAAGCCCAAAATTACGCGACAAGATACGTCGCGAAGCGTACATCACCAATGAGATTATCATACATCAAGAAGCATTACGTGCTCTGGAGAGGCCCGAGACTGATGTCGTAGAGCCAAGGATCACGCAAACATACGTAGTTGCCAACGAAAGTACCGACAGATGGAATAGGGTTATGAGAGATTGTCTCTCGACTTCCGAACTCGATTTAGAGGTCCATGGGAGTCCTCTCTCCCCGGTTAATACAACTCCGCGTATTAGCCCTGCTGCAGTCTGA